One Mycolicibacter sp. MU0083 DNA window includes the following coding sequences:
- the fadD12 gene encoding acyl-CoA ligase FadD12, with protein MLATFHRSGLLAPMRPDRYLRIAAAAGREGGTTTVGIAMAAQRCGDRTAIVDERGSLTYAELDRRCDALAAALQRLPGRTPRAIALMCRNHRGFIEALAAANRIGADVLLLNTSFAGPALAEVVAREGVDLICYDEEFTAAVDLAVPAESGCTRVLSWTDGAVAGLSADELIAANLGRRPAKPSRSGKLVMLTSGTTGTPKGARRSGSGGGGVADLAAIFDRIPWHTEETVVIAAPMFHAWGFSQLALALTMACTIATRRKFDPEATLALIEDNQAAGLCVVPVMFDRIMALPDEVRSHYPCRSLRFATASGSRMRPDVVTAFMDCFGDVVYNNYNATEAGMIALATPEDLRYSADTAGRPAPGTEIRILDGQFAQVPAGETGQIFVRNSSQFDGYTGGDSKLFHDGFMASGDLGYFDDTGRLFVVGRDDEMIVSGGENVYPIETEKALTGHAAVAEAAVIGVDDADYGQRLVAFVVLAPGASATPEELKQYVRDTLATYKVPRAITVLESLPRNNTGKVLRRELQALANSAP; from the coding sequence ATGCTGGCGACGTTTCACCGGTCGGGGCTGCTGGCGCCGATGCGGCCGGACCGCTATCTGCGGATCGCGGCCGCCGCCGGCCGGGAAGGCGGCACCACCACGGTCGGGATCGCGATGGCGGCCCAGCGCTGTGGTGACCGCACGGCGATCGTCGACGAGCGCGGCTCGCTGACCTACGCCGAGCTGGACCGCCGGTGCGACGCACTGGCCGCCGCCCTGCAGCGGCTGCCCGGCCGGACACCGCGGGCCATCGCGCTGATGTGCCGTAACCATCGGGGGTTCATCGAGGCGCTGGCCGCCGCCAACCGGATCGGCGCCGACGTGTTGTTGCTCAACACCAGTTTCGCCGGGCCCGCGCTGGCCGAGGTGGTGGCCCGCGAGGGTGTCGACCTGATCTGCTACGACGAAGAGTTCACCGCGGCAGTGGATCTGGCGGTACCGGCCGAGTCCGGCTGCACCCGGGTGTTGAGCTGGACCGACGGTGCGGTGGCCGGGTTGAGCGCCGACGAACTGATCGCCGCCAACCTGGGGCGCCGGCCGGCCAAGCCGTCGCGGTCGGGCAAGCTGGTGATGCTGACCTCCGGGACCACCGGCACACCGAAGGGCGCTCGCCGTTCCGGCAGCGGCGGCGGGGGTGTCGCGGATCTGGCGGCGATCTTCGACCGGATCCCGTGGCACACCGAGGAAACCGTGGTGATCGCCGCGCCGATGTTCCACGCCTGGGGATTCTCCCAGCTGGCGCTGGCCCTGACGATGGCCTGCACGATCGCCACGCGCCGCAAGTTCGATCCCGAAGCCACCCTGGCGCTCATCGAGGACAATCAGGCGGCCGGGCTGTGCGTGGTGCCGGTCATGTTCGACCGGATCATGGCGCTGCCCGACGAGGTGCGGTCGCACTATCCTTGCCGGTCTTTGCGATTCGCGACGGCATCCGGATCGCGGATGCGCCCCGACGTGGTGACGGCGTTCATGGACTGTTTCGGTGACGTGGTCTACAACAACTACAACGCGACCGAGGCCGGCATGATCGCGCTGGCGACACCGGAAGACCTGCGCTACAGCGCCGACACCGCCGGTCGCCCCGCGCCCGGTACCGAGATCCGCATCCTGGACGGGCAATTCGCGCAGGTGCCCGCCGGGGAGACCGGGCAGATCTTCGTCCGCAACTCCTCCCAGTTCGACGGTTACACCGGCGGCGATTCGAAGCTGTTCCACGACGGCTTCATGGCCTCCGGGGACCTGGGCTATTTCGACGACACCGGCAGGCTTTTCGTGGTCGGCCGGGACGACGAGATGATCGTCTCCGGCGGCGAGAACGTCTACCCCATCGAAACGGAGAAGGCCCTGACCGGCCATGCCGCGGTCGCCGAGGCCGCCGTGATCGGGGTGGACGACGCCGACTACGGGCAGCGCCTGGTGGCCTTCGTGGTGCTGGCACCCGGCGCGTCGGCGACTCCCGAGGAGTTGAAGCAGTACGTCCGCGACACGCTGGCCACCTACAAGGTTCCGCGGGCCATCACGGTGCTGGAGTCCTTGCCGCGCAACAACACCGGCAAGGTGCTGCGCCGGGAGTTGCAGGCGTTGGCGAACTCGGCGCCCTAG
- a CDS encoding alpha/beta hydrolase, which produces MTGRPQHPDTGSDLAARLRRLQRARPADYLLAASVAAAAVPVVGKHLEPLGGLTAMSLWGARQVPAFWSKAARSWLTPGTGAARRREREQTPLAGRDALRGVVSAADLDIDWPEPEQLPPVAKALTHRRNIYRAGIRYGNDPAQVLDVWRRSDLSGPAPVLIFVPGGAWVHGSRMLQGYALLSHLADNGWVCLSIDYRVAPHNRWPSHIVDVKTAIAWAHANVDKFGGDRNFVAVGGASAGGHLAALAGLTGGAAGDPEFADSLPAGGDTSVDAVVGIYGRYDWEDRSTPERVEFVDFLERVVVGRSIRRHPDVYRRASPMARVHSDAPPFLIVHGSADTVIPVQQARSFAERMRAVSRSKVGYVELPGAGHGFDMTDGARTGVMSTAIGLFLNQIHRDRVTVGSKQII; this is translated from the coding sequence ATGACGGGACGACCGCAGCACCCGGACACCGGATCCGACCTGGCCGCGCGGCTGCGCCGGCTGCAACGGGCTCGCCCGGCGGACTATCTGCTGGCCGCCAGCGTCGCCGCGGCAGCCGTGCCGGTGGTCGGCAAGCACCTGGAACCCCTGGGCGGGCTGACCGCGATGAGCCTGTGGGGGGCCCGTCAGGTGCCGGCGTTCTGGTCGAAGGCTGCCCGGTCCTGGCTCACGCCCGGCACCGGTGCCGCCCGCCGCCGCGAGCGTGAGCAGACACCGCTGGCCGGCCGCGACGCGTTGCGCGGCGTGGTCTCGGCGGCCGATCTGGATATCGACTGGCCCGAACCCGAGCAGCTGCCCCCGGTCGCCAAGGCGCTGACGCACCGCCGCAACATCTACCGCGCCGGGATCCGATACGGCAACGACCCCGCCCAGGTGCTCGACGTGTGGCGTCGTTCCGACCTGAGCGGTCCGGCGCCGGTGCTGATCTTCGTGCCCGGCGGGGCCTGGGTGCACGGCAGCCGGATGCTGCAGGGGTATGCACTGCTGTCGCACCTGGCCGACAACGGCTGGGTCTGTCTGTCCATCGACTACCGGGTCGCGCCGCACAATCGCTGGCCCAGCCATATCGTCGACGTCAAGACCGCGATCGCCTGGGCGCACGCCAATGTCGACAAGTTCGGCGGTGACCGCAATTTCGTCGCCGTCGGCGGGGCGTCGGCCGGCGGGCATCTGGCCGCGCTGGCCGGGCTCACCGGCGGTGCCGCCGGCGACCCCGAGTTCGCCGATTCGCTCCCGGCCGGCGGGGACACCTCGGTGGACGCCGTGGTCGGTATCTACGGTCGCTACGACTGGGAGGACCGTTCCACGCCGGAACGCGTCGAGTTCGTCGATTTCCTGGAGCGGGTGGTGGTCGGCCGGTCGATCCGGCGTCATCCCGACGTCTACCGGCGGGCCTCTCCGATGGCCCGGGTGCATTCGGACGCGCCGCCGTTCTTGATCGTGCACGGCAGCGCCGACACCGTCATCCCGGTGCAGCAGGCCCGCAGCTTCGCCGAACGGATGCGGGCGGTGTCGCGTTCCAAAGTCGGGTATGTGGAACTGCCCGGCGCCGGGCACGGTTTCGACATGACCGATGGGGCCCGAACCGGGGTGATGAGTACCGCAATCGGCTTGTTCCTCAACCAGATTCACCGGGACCGGGTCACCGTCGGGAGCAAACAGATCATCTGA
- a CDS encoding 1-acyl-sn-glycerol-3-phosphate acyltransferase encodes MGLLRPFIKAYHRAEVRGLDSFPDGGALVVSNHSGGLFAMDVPVFATGFYEKFGYDRPVFTLSHDLIFTGATADFFRKTGFIPANHANADAALRSGGVVVVFPGGDYDVYRPTLEESKIDFGGRKGYIRAAINARVPLVPTVGIGGQESQFYLSRGTGLAKALRLDKLMRVKILPISFGFPFGLSAVLPINLPLPTKIVFEVCEPIDVIAEFGEDPDIDVVDAHVRAVMQETLDKLARERRLPILG; translated from the coding sequence ATGGGTCTGTTACGACCATTCATCAAGGCCTACCACCGGGCCGAGGTACGGGGCCTGGACTCGTTCCCCGATGGCGGCGCCCTGGTGGTGTCGAACCACTCCGGCGGCCTGTTCGCGATGGACGTCCCGGTGTTCGCGACCGGCTTCTACGAGAAGTTCGGCTACGACCGCCCGGTCTTCACGCTCAGCCACGATCTGATCTTCACCGGTGCGACCGCCGACTTCTTCCGCAAGACCGGGTTCATCCCGGCCAATCACGCCAACGCCGATGCGGCCCTGCGCTCCGGCGGCGTGGTGGTGGTGTTCCCCGGCGGTGACTACGACGTCTACCGGCCCACCCTGGAAGAGAGCAAGATCGACTTCGGCGGCCGCAAGGGCTACATCCGCGCCGCGATCAACGCGCGGGTGCCGCTGGTACCGACCGTGGGCATCGGCGGTCAGGAGAGCCAGTTCTACCTGTCGCGTGGCACCGGGTTGGCCAAGGCGCTGCGCCTGGACAAGCTGATGCGGGTCAAGATCCTGCCGATCTCGTTCGGTTTCCCGTTCGGGTTGTCCGCGGTGCTGCCGATCAACCTGCCGCTGCCCACCAAGATCGTCTTCGAGGTCTGTGAACCGATCGACGTGATCGCCGAATTCGGAGAAGACCCCGATATCGACGTCGTCGACGCGCACGTGCGGGCGGTCATGCAGGAGACCCTGGACAAGCTCGCCCGCGAACGCCGGCTGCCGATCCTGGGTTGA
- a CDS encoding WS/DGAT/MGAT family O-acyltransferase, producing the protein MKRLSGWDALLLYSETANVHMHTLKIAVIELDADRQGMFDVEAFRRVIHSRLYKLDPFRYQLVDIPGKFHHPMWRENCEVDLAYHIRPWTLPAPGGRRELDRAIGEIGSTPLDRSRPLWEMYFIEGLANNRIAVVGKIHHALADGIASANLMARGMDLVTGPQLERDSYETDPAPTGGQLVRSAFRDHLRQIGKIPATIAYTAAGVGRVRRSTRKLSADLTRPFTPPPSFLNHVLTPERRFATATLALADIKATGKQLGVTINDLVLAISAGALRTLLLRYDGKADHPLLASVPMSFDFSADRISGNRFSGVLVALPVDVADVTERVKQARQAANLAKEAHHLVGPELISRWSAYLPPAPAESLFRWLSGKDGQNKVLNLNISNVPGPRERGRVGGALVTEIYSVGPLTAGSGLNITVWSYVDQLNISVLTDGVTFEDPHEVTGALVDEFVDIRRAAGLPETLTTVDTAMAPA; encoded by the coding sequence GTGAAGCGGCTCAGCGGGTGGGACGCACTGCTGCTGTACAGCGAGACGGCCAACGTGCACATGCACACCCTCAAGATCGCGGTCATCGAACTCGACGCCGACCGGCAGGGGATGTTCGACGTCGAAGCCTTCCGCCGGGTGATCCACAGCCGGCTCTACAAGCTCGACCCGTTCCGCTACCAACTGGTGGATATCCCGGGAAAGTTCCATCACCCGATGTGGCGGGAGAACTGCGAAGTCGACCTGGCGTATCACATCCGGCCGTGGACACTGCCCGCTCCGGGCGGGCGCCGGGAACTCGACCGGGCGATCGGCGAGATCGGCAGCACCCCGCTGGACCGCAGTCGCCCGCTGTGGGAGATGTACTTCATCGAGGGACTGGCGAACAACCGGATCGCGGTCGTCGGCAAGATCCACCACGCGCTGGCCGACGGGATCGCCTCGGCGAACCTGATGGCCCGCGGCATGGACCTGGTGACCGGACCGCAGCTCGAACGGGACTCCTACGAAACCGATCCCGCCCCCACCGGCGGACAGTTGGTGCGCTCGGCTTTCCGGGACCACCTCCGCCAGATCGGCAAGATCCCGGCGACCATCGCCTACACCGCCGCCGGTGTCGGCCGGGTCCGGCGCAGCACCCGCAAGCTCTCCGCCGACCTGACCCGGCCGTTCACCCCGCCGCCGAGCTTTCTCAACCACGTGCTCACCCCCGAACGCCGGTTCGCGACCGCGACGCTGGCGCTGGCCGACATCAAGGCGACCGGCAAGCAGTTGGGGGTCACCATCAACGACCTGGTACTGGCGATCTCCGCCGGCGCGCTGCGCACCCTGCTGCTGCGCTACGACGGCAAGGCCGACCACCCGTTGCTGGCGTCGGTGCCGATGAGCTTCGACTTCTCCGCCGATCGGATCTCGGGCAACCGGTTCTCCGGGGTGCTGGTCGCCTTGCCGGTCGACGTCGCCGACGTGACCGAGCGGGTCAAGCAGGCCAGGCAGGCCGCCAATCTGGCCAAGGAGGCCCACCATCTGGTCGGCCCCGAGCTGATCAGTCGCTGGTCGGCGTACCTGCCGCCGGCCCCGGCGGAATCGCTGTTCCGGTGGTTGTCGGGCAAGGACGGCCAGAACAAGGTCCTCAACCTCAACATCTCCAACGTGCCGGGCCCCCGCGAGCGCGGCCGGGTGGGCGGTGCGCTGGTCACCGAGATCTACTCGGTGGGCCCGTTGACCGCGGGAAGCGGACTCAACATCACCGTCTGGAGCTACGTGGACCAGCTCAACATCTCGGTGCTGACCGACGGTGTCACCTTCGAAGACCCGCACGAGGTGACCGGCGCGCTGGTCGACGAGTTCGTCGACATCCGCCGTGCCGCCGGTCTCCCGGAGACGCTGACGACCGTCGACACGGCGATGGCACCGGCCTGA
- a CDS encoding cytochrome P450, with protein MTVPMQADLYYDPYDIALNMNPHEVFARIREEAPLYYNEQHDFYALSRYDDVNKAVIDHETFSSARGAVLEIIKSGMEIPPGTLIFEDPPIHNIHRNLLSRMFTPRKVLALEPQIREFTARCLDPVVGTGRFDFVNDLGEQMPMRVIGMLLGIPEDRQREITDHGEEVLQGTTLDAMATGEVFSEFIDWRTKHPSDDIMTDLLNAEFEDETGTVRTLRRDELLMYLTVIATAGSETTTRLIGWAGKTLADYPDQRRDLVADPSLIPQAIEEILRWEPPALQIARYVTRDVEYYGRTVPEGSAMLMLVGAANRDHRQFPPDGDVFDIHREAHPHMTFGAGTHFCMGNALARMEGRIALEEILKRFPEWEVDWDGAVPSETAAVRGWAAMPTFVQ; from the coding sequence ATGACCGTGCCGATGCAGGCCGATCTGTACTACGACCCGTACGACATCGCCTTGAACATGAACCCCCACGAGGTGTTCGCGCGGATCCGGGAAGAGGCGCCGCTCTACTACAACGAGCAACACGACTTCTACGCGCTGAGCCGCTACGACGACGTCAACAAAGCGGTCATCGACCACGAGACGTTCAGCTCCGCCCGCGGCGCCGTGCTGGAGATCATCAAATCCGGGATGGAGATCCCGCCGGGCACACTGATCTTCGAAGACCCACCGATCCACAACATCCACCGCAATCTGCTCTCGCGGATGTTCACCCCGCGCAAGGTGCTGGCGTTGGAACCGCAGATCCGCGAGTTCACCGCCCGGTGCCTGGACCCGGTTGTGGGCACCGGCAGATTCGACTTCGTCAACGATCTGGGCGAACAGATGCCGATGCGGGTGATCGGCATGCTGCTGGGTATCCCCGAGGACCGGCAACGCGAGATCACCGACCACGGTGAAGAGGTCCTGCAGGGCACCACGCTCGACGCGATGGCCACCGGGGAGGTGTTCAGCGAGTTCATCGACTGGCGCACCAAGCATCCGTCCGACGACATCATGACCGACCTGCTCAACGCCGAGTTCGAGGACGAGACCGGCACGGTGCGTACGCTGCGCCGAGACGAGCTGCTGATGTACCTGACCGTCATCGCCACCGCGGGATCGGAGACCACCACCCGGCTGATCGGCTGGGCCGGCAAGACATTGGCGGACTACCCCGATCAACGACGCGACCTGGTCGCCGACCCGAGTCTGATCCCGCAGGCGATCGAAGAGATCCTGCGTTGGGAACCGCCGGCGCTGCAGATCGCCCGCTACGTCACCCGCGACGTCGAATACTACGGCCGCACCGTGCCCGAGGGCTCGGCCATGTTGATGCTCGTCGGTGCCGCCAACCGCGACCACCGTCAGTTCCCACCCGACGGCGATGTCTTCGACATCCACCGGGAAGCCCACCCGCACATGACGTTCGGCGCCGGAACGCACTTCTGCATGGGCAACGCGCTGGCCCGTATGGAAGGCCGGATCGCGTTGGAGGAGATCCTCAAACGTTTCCCGGAGTGGGAAGTCGACTGGGACGGCGCGGTGCCGTCGGAGACCGCCGCGGTGCGCGGATGGGCGGCCATGCCCACCTTCGTGCAGTGA